The following proteins are co-located in the Lacticaseibacillus paracasei subsp. paracasei genome:
- a CDS encoding DUF960 domain-containing protein codes for MFETNHSRFATFGVISNLPGEIIDSIWMIIDRNLQGVVPLNNLLRFDLQNNQGKLTVHFSESGAATEMSVDLPFPYDPSFPDTVMAYDDGESQTILLPEEGHQK; via the coding sequence ATGTTTGAGACAAATCACAGTCGGTTCGCGACTTTTGGCGTCATCTCGAATCTGCCAGGTGAAATCATTGATAGCATTTGGATGATCATCGATCGAAATCTGCAAGGGGTTGTTCCGCTAAATAACTTGTTACGTTTCGATCTGCAGAATAATCAGGGGAAGCTGACCGTTCATTTTAGTGAAAGTGGCGCGGCAACGGAGATGTCAGTTGATCTGCCATTCCCGTATGATCCCAGTTTTCCCGACACAGTCATGGCTTACGACGACGGCGAGAGTCAAACTATCTTGCTGCCTGAAGAAGGACACCAGAAGTAA
- the ybaK gene encoding Cys-tRNA(Pro) deacylase: MAKHHNKVEKTLVEKMLDKAGIAYVPYEFPTEEVGDVAQLTIDHLDVPEHQIYKTLVLTGNKTGPVVGVVPLDRHVDYKKLSKVSGNRKVGMVPLKDLMKTTGYEHGANTPIGIHERHKYPIFISQEAEDQATIIVSAGKVGRSVGIDPKILAQFVDAQFADIATQD; encoded by the coding sequence ATGGCTAAACATCACAATAAGGTTGAAAAGACCTTGGTCGAAAAAATGTTGGACAAAGCGGGGATCGCTTATGTGCCTTACGAATTTCCGACTGAAGAGGTGGGCGATGTTGCTCAGCTGACAATTGACCATCTGGATGTGCCAGAACATCAGATTTATAAAACGCTGGTCTTGACCGGCAACAAAACTGGTCCGGTGGTCGGCGTCGTGCCGCTCGATCGGCATGTTGATTATAAAAAACTAAGCAAGGTCTCTGGTAACCGCAAAGTGGGCATGGTGCCGCTGAAGGATCTCATGAAAACCACAGGTTACGAGCATGGTGCTAACACACCTATTGGCATTCACGAACGGCATAAGTATCCTATTTTTATCAGTCAAGAGGCTGAGGACCAGGCAACGATCATTGTTTCCGCCGGTAAAGTGGGTCGCTCAGTTGGCATTGATCCTAAAATTTTGGCGCAATTTGTTGATGCACAATTTGCGGATATTGCCACGCAAGACTGA
- a CDS encoding adenine phosphoribosyltransferase, with translation MTINFKDYIASVQDYPEPGIIFRDISPLMADGKAYAAATDEIAAYAQDKGVEMIVGPEARGFIVGCPVAYKLGIGFAPARKKGKLPRPTVKASYDLEYGEATLYLHKDAIKPGQRVLVCDDLLATGGTIAATIRLVEQLGGIVVGTAFLIELSDLHGRDKIKDYDMFTLMSYTGA, from the coding sequence ATGACCATCAACTTTAAAGATTACATTGCCAGTGTGCAGGATTACCCTGAACCAGGGATTATTTTTCGTGATATTTCACCTTTGATGGCAGATGGCAAAGCCTATGCTGCAGCGACAGATGAAATTGCTGCTTACGCACAGGACAAAGGCGTTGAAATGATCGTCGGCCCAGAAGCACGCGGATTCATTGTTGGCTGTCCAGTGGCGTACAAGCTGGGTATTGGCTTTGCTCCGGCGCGGAAAAAAGGGAAGTTGCCACGGCCAACCGTTAAAGCCAGCTACGATCTTGAATATGGCGAAGCCACCTTATACTTGCATAAAGATGCGATTAAACCTGGCCAACGTGTCCTAGTTTGCGACGATCTGTTGGCCACTGGCGGCACGATTGCTGCTACGATTCGCTTGGTCGAACAGCTTGGCGGCATCGTTGTCGGCACCGCCTTTTTGATTGAGCTAAGCGACTTGCACGGCCGCGACAAGATCAAAGACTATGACATGTTCACGCTGATGTCATACACTGGCGCATGA